One genomic window of Methanosarcina acetivorans C2A includes the following:
- a CDS encoding PepSY domain-containing protein, with protein sequence MKKILFTVLMVGLLVISVAGCADTDDTTPSTADEAISPTISANSSTDETTASPDNMTADRAKEIALSHAGLAEANVTFVTAKLDTEDGKQEYEIEFYSGNTEYDYDIDASTGEILSYDYDAENYSASGSTQSGDNSTYIGEEKAKSIALEKVSGATESDIRLYLDYEDGMAVYEGSIVFDSMEYEFEIDATTGTIVDWNVESVFDD encoded by the coding sequence GTGAAAAAAATACTTTTTACGGTATTGATGGTCGGTTTATTGGTGATCAGTGTTGCCGGCTGTGCGGATACAGATGATACGACACCCAGCACTGCTGATGAAGCAATCTCCCCTACAATTTCTGCAAACTCATCAACAGATGAAACTACTGCCAGCCCGGATAATATGACTGCAGACCGAGCAAAGGAAATCGCTCTTTCTCATGCCGGACTTGCAGAAGCTAATGTCACTTTTGTTACAGCAAAACTTGACACAGAAGATGGCAAGCAGGAGTATGAAATCGAGTTTTATAGCGGTAATACCGAGTATGATTATGATATTGATGCTTCTACGGGAGAAATTTTGAGTTATGACTATGATGCTGAAAACTATTCGGCGTCCGGCAGTACACAGTCAGGTGATAACAGTACGTATATCGGTGAAGAAAAGGCAAAATCCATAGCACTTGAAAAAGTTTCAGGAGCAACGGAATCTGACATCCGGCTTTATCTGGACTATGAAGATGGAATGGCAGTATATGAAGGATCTATTGTTTTTGACAGTATGGAGTATGAATTTGAAATTGATGCAACTACTGGAACAATTGTGGATTGGAATGTCGAATCTGTTTTTGATGATTGA
- the lysS gene encoding lysine--tRNA ligase: MADTIHWADVIAEDVLNKSGKHLVATGITPSGHIHIGNMREVVTADAAYRALLDMGADARLIYIADNYDPLRKVYPFLPESYAEHVGKPISEVPCPCGDCANYAEHFLKPFIEALRRLGINPEVLRADEMYRAGLYTEAIKTALAKRDEIAKILEEVSGKTVAEDWSPFNPRCNECGKITTTKVAGFDLEAETVDYVCACGHSGTVPMAGGGKLTWRVDWPARWAVLGVTVEPFGKDHASKGGSYDTGKRIVREIYGHEPPFPIVYEWIMLGKRGAMSSSTGVVVSISDMLEVVPPEVLRYLIIRTKPEKHIQFDPGQPLLNLVDEYERLRDKFRENDPSLGDFEKRIYELSRATGICHPEIPFKQMVTIYQVARGDFEQVLKIVKRSGFSTENEKCIRELADNVSRWLELYAPPFAKFSVKEKVPVQTATLSELQKAFLGAFADLIETKGKISGEEYHMLVYSAKDEGSELNRLIAQKVNVPVPQVDPKDLFKAIYTSILGQSSGPKAGWFLSSFEKGFLITRFREASTYNPEKSS; the protein is encoded by the coding sequence ATGGCTGACACAATTCACTGGGCAGACGTCATAGCCGAAGACGTGTTAAATAAGAGTGGCAAGCACCTTGTTGCCACAGGAATCACTCCCTCCGGGCATATCCATATAGGCAATATGAGGGAGGTCGTGACTGCAGATGCTGCTTACAGGGCTCTCCTTGACATGGGGGCAGACGCCCGTTTAATCTATATTGCTGACAACTACGACCCTCTGCGCAAGGTTTACCCTTTCCTGCCTGAAAGTTATGCCGAACATGTGGGAAAACCAATTTCCGAGGTGCCCTGCCCATGCGGGGACTGTGCAAACTATGCCGAACATTTCCTGAAACCTTTCATTGAAGCCTTAAGGCGCCTGGGCATCAACCCCGAGGTCTTAAGGGCAGACGAAATGTACAGGGCAGGACTGTATACCGAAGCGATAAAGACTGCCCTAGCAAAAAGGGATGAAATTGCAAAGATCCTTGAAGAGGTCTCGGGCAAAACAGTTGCAGAAGATTGGAGCCCTTTCAACCCCCGCTGTAACGAGTGCGGGAAAATCACGACTACTAAGGTTGCGGGTTTTGACCTCGAAGCCGAAACCGTGGATTACGTCTGTGCCTGCGGGCACTCGGGAACGGTGCCAATGGCAGGGGGAGGTAAACTCACCTGGAGAGTGGACTGGCCTGCCCGCTGGGCTGTACTTGGGGTGACTGTGGAACCTTTCGGAAAAGACCACGCCTCAAAGGGCGGCTCCTATGACACCGGCAAGCGAATAGTAAGGGAAATCTACGGGCATGAGCCTCCCTTCCCTATCGTCTACGAGTGGATAATGCTCGGAAAGCGGGGAGCAATGTCATCTTCTACGGGAGTTGTTGTCTCGATTTCGGACATGCTTGAGGTCGTGCCTCCGGAAGTCCTGCGCTACCTGATCATCCGTACAAAACCTGAAAAACATATCCAGTTCGACCCAGGGCAGCCTCTCCTTAACCTGGTGGACGAATACGAGCGGCTCAGGGACAAATTCCGGGAAAATGATCCCTCCCTCGGGGACTTTGAAAAGAGGATTTATGAGCTTTCCAGGGCAACCGGGATCTGCCATCCTGAAATTCCTTTCAAGCAGATGGTTACGATCTACCAGGTTGCCAGGGGAGACTTCGAGCAGGTGCTGAAGATCGTAAAGCGTTCGGGCTTTTCAACTGAGAATGAAAAATGCATCAGGGAACTTGCAGATAACGTCTCCAGATGGCTTGAACTCTATGCGCCTCCGTTTGCGAAATTTAGCGTAAAAGAAAAGGTGCCCGTGCAGACAGCAACCCTTTCGGAACTCCAGAAAGCCTTTCTCGGAGCTTTTGCCGATCTTATAGAGACGAAAGGAAAAATCAGCGGAGAAGAATACCATATGCTGGTCTATTCCGCAAAAGACGAAGGTTCCGAATTGAACAGGCTGATTGCACAAAAGGTAAACGTACCTGTCCCGCAGGTGGATCCAAAAGACCTTTTCAAAGCGATTTATACCTCAATTCTCGGGCAGAGCTCAGGCCCGAAAGCTGGTTGGTTCCTGTCTTCCTTTGAGAAGGGCTTCCTGATAACCCGGTTCAGGGAAGCTTCAACATACAACCCTGAAAAAAGCAGCTGA